The Drosophila gunungcola strain Sukarami chromosome 3L unlocalized genomic scaffold, Dgunungcola_SK_2 000003F, whole genome shotgun sequence genome contains a region encoding:
- the LOC128258350 gene encoding LOW QUALITY PROTEIN: uncharacterized protein LOC128258350 (The sequence of the model RefSeq protein was modified relative to this genomic sequence to represent the inferred CDS: deleted 1 base in 1 codon), which translates to MDLLYFSTLQGLSLFGANRLGQTVQELNKFYQTELNVFFEFGNGTDILQAARQPFMPTIWITNTENQIVLEGNFSSSTLTVLYLDDKYLSRGLFYLTAWLWKYQHLRVLILYNGGTYEKLSYIFNHCFKEGFVQILIMLPDLEGFYSFMPYQNMKILQLNSVKEYYDNSRINWDFNGFNITSGLVTAGAPRWFSFRDSHNKLILSGYMLRMIVDFTNHFNGSIRLINVVTVNDGIELLANRTIDFFPFLIRPLEKFSMTNILYLENCGLMVPSSRHLPNSVYLIRTYTSSTWITWIIMIIYSSLALRILSRGQTNISLAFLQILRLVLFLSGGRNMGARPSHHRFVLFIILTTSGFIFTNLYLAQLSSNLAAGLYEKQINTWEDLDETNGIWPLIDVDVNTMEKLIPDRNKLLQRIIPTSEANVDIYRRNLNTSCIHSGFYDRIEFALYQQKFLRLPIFRKFPHILYQQPLQISTAFGRPYMQLFNWFVRKIFESGIYLKMKDDAYRHGIQSGLLNFGFRDRHLEVKSNDLQYYYLIAGLWLGGLTLATVSFFVELLIGNTNIKVTLDFKTIN; encoded by the exons ATGGATTTGCTTTACTTCAGCACACTTCAGGGCCTTTCGCTGTTTGGAGCAAATCGCTTGGGTCAAACGGTTCAGGagttaaataagttttatcaAACAGAacttaatgtgttttttgagTTTGGTAATGGAACAGATATTTTACAAGCAGCTCGGCAGCCCTTTATGCCCACCATTTGGATAACAAACACCGAAAATCAAATAGTTCTGGAAGGAAACTTCAGTAGTAGCACCCTAACTGTCTTGTATCTTGACGATAAGTATCTCAGTCGTGGTCTTTTTTATCTGACAGCATGGCTGTGGAAATATCAACATCTTCGAGTGTTAATACTTTACAACGGAGGAACCTATGAAAAATtgtcatatatttttaaccattGCTTTAAAGAAGGTTTTGTTCAAATACTTATAATGTTACCAGACTTGGAAGGATTCTATAGCTTTATGCCATATCAAAATATGAAG ATCTTGCAATTAAATAGTGTAAAAGAGTATTATGATAACTCTCGCATAAATTGGGATTTTAATGGATTTAATATCACAAGTGGTCTTGTAACAGCAGGAGCACCTCGTTGGTTTTCCTTTAGAGATAGTCAtaacaaattgattttatctgGATATATGCTCCGAATGATTGTGGATTTTACAAATCATTTTAATGGATCAATTCGATTAATTAATGTGGTAACTGTAAACGATGGCATTGAACTTTTGGCCAATCGTACGATAGacttttttccatttctaaTCAGACCGCTTGAAAAGTTCTCAATGACCAATATTCTTTATCTGGAAAATTGTGGCCTTATGGTGCCCTCCTCCAGACATTTACCCAACTCAGTTTATTTGATCAGGACGTATACTTCTAGCACCTGGATTACCTggataataatgataatataTAGCTCTCTGGCTTTGAGAATTTTATCAAGAGGACAAACAAACATAAGTTTagcatttttacaaattctaCGATTGGTTTTATTTCTCTCAGGAGGCAGAAATATGGGTGCTCGACCATCTCACCATCGCTTCGTACTCTTTATAATATTAACCACTTCAGGATTTATATTTACCAATCTGTATCTGGCTCAACTTTCCAGTAATTTGGCTGCAGGACTTTAcgaaaagcaaataaatacatgGGAAGATTTAGACGAAACCAATGGCATTTGGCCCTTGATCGATGTCGACGTAAACACCATGGAAAAACTAATTCCAGATCGTAATAAACTATTGCAACGCATAATACCTACATCAGAAGCAAATGTAGATATATATCGCAGAAACTTAAACACAAGCTGTATTCACTCGGGATTTTATGATCGCATTGAGTTTGCCCTTTACCAGCAAAAATTTCTCAGACTTCCAATTTTCCGCAAGTTTCCACATATTCTATACCAGCAACCCCTTCAAATCTCAACTGCATTTGGACGTCCCTACATGCAGTTGTTTAATTGGTttgtaagaaaaatatttgagagTGGAATTTATCTGAAAATGAAGGACGATGCCTATCGACATGGCATTCAGAGTGGCTTACTGAATTTCGGATTTCGTGATCGGCATTTGGAAGTGAAATCGAATGATTTGCAATATTATTATCTAATTGCGGGATTGTGGCTGGGTGGCTTGACTTTGGCTACCGTTTCCTTTTTCGTTGAGTTACTTATTGGAAATACTAATATCAAAGTAACTTTAGACTTTAAAACGATCAATTGA
- the LOC128258348 gene encoding uncharacterized protein LOC128258348, producing the protein MCRLLIFILMVLSLGSSKSWSATEVIHQLNKDLQLQLNIYMDCQDMEIQFNQEVPNLILNFLREHKKLLGRFSERSLIIACLKESTENETLIKVEKLLWGLQHLPMIYIINSSMDFYFEQALSKGFIHVLALNNGSLYTYKPYPKIKIHQIKAMQEFYGLTKLKNLQGQAVYTSVETMTPRCFHYTNRQGKVVYAGYMYKLVKGFIETYNGTEEHVFGDVDTIPYKIGLNALANGEIDMMPRIIHALGWKYFYRSHIVYNIKAFIMVPWAEPLPKSLYFIQPFGWQVWITFMVSFIYASIAIWWIRYRQHEGSSLSRTFLDVLQLLFQLPVSKIWHFSLGMHQVLSFIVLFTVGFILTNLYTAQLSSSLTTGLFKRQLNSFDDLFREKRIFLVESFDAEVLRNMIKENIIQQEFQTITLVTSIKEVFKQRKSLNTSYVYEAYEDRIAFELLQQKYLRVPIFKTLNEVYDQRPVFVALRHGLPYIELFNDYLQRTWESGIWLKLQRDANFEGISSGEISFRKSKSREIQVINKEFYFFAYILLVLGWFVGTVVFLLEKCRFYCQS; encoded by the coding sequence ATGTGTCGCTTGCTGATTTTCATACTGATGGTCCTGTCCCTTGGCAGTTCCAAAAGTTGGTCAGCCACAGAAGTTATACATCAGCTTAACAAAGATCTGCAACTTCAGCTTAATATTTACATGGATTGCCAAGATATGGAGATACAATTCAATCAGGAAGTGCCCAATTTAATACTGAATTTTTTAAGGGAACACAAGAAATTATTGGGTAGGTTCAGTGAGCGTTCTTTAATCATCGCCTGTTTGAAAGAATCTACAGAAAACGAAACTTTAATCAAAGTGGAGAAACTACTCTGGGGATTACAGCACTTACCTATGATTTATATCATAAATTCGAGTATGGATTTTTATTTCGAGCAAGCTTTAAGCAAGGGCTTTATTCATGTGCTGGCCTTGAATAATGGATCGCTGTACACTTACAAACCCTatcccaaaattaaaatccacCAAATAAAGGCTATGCAAGAATTCTATGGCTtgacaaaattgaaaaatttgcaAGGACAGGCGGTTTACACCTCCGTGGAGACGATGACACCTCGCTGTTTTCACTACACAAATCGTCAAGGCAAAGTAGTCTATGCTGGTTACATGTACAAGCTGGTAAAAGGGTTTATTGAAACCTACAATGGGACTGAGGAGCATGTTTTTGGTGATGTGGATACCATACCatataaaattggtttaaatgCATTGGCAAATGGTGAGATCGACATGATGCCCCGTATAATACACGCCTTGGGATGGAAATATTTCTACCGCAGTCATATTGTATACAACATTAAGGCATTTATTATGGTACCTTGGGCTGAACCTTTGCCAAAAAGTTTGTACTTTATCCAACCTTTTGGTTGGCAGGTTTGGATTACGTTCATGGTGAGCTTTATCTATGCCTCTATTGCGATTTGGTGGATACGATATAGACAGCACGAGGGATCTTCTCTATCTCGCACTTTTCTGGATGTGTTGCAGCTGTTATTTCAACTTCCTGTGAGCAAAATTTGGCATTTTAGTCTGGGAATGCATCAGGTGCTCAGCTTTATCGTGCTTTTCACCGTTGGATTTATTTTGACCAATCTCTACACCGCTCAGTTATCAAGTTCATTAACAACTGGTTTATTTAAGAGGCAACTGAACAGCTTTGATGATCTATTTCGTGAAAAACGGATATTCCTTGTGGAAAGTTTCGACGCGGAAGTGCTTCGTAATAtgattaaagaaaatataattcaacAAGAGTTTCAAACTATTACTTTAGTAACATCGATAAAGGAGGTTTTTAAACAGCGAAAGAGTCTAAATACTAGTTACGTCTATGAGGCCTATGAAGATCGCATTGCATTTGAGCTATTACAGCAAAAGTATTTGCGAGTGCCGATTTTCAAGACATTGAACGAGGTCTACGACCAAAGGCCGGTTTTTGTCGCACTCCGTCATGGATTGCCATATATAGAACTATTTAACGATTACCTTCAGAGAACCTGGGAGTCGGGTATTTGGTTAAAGTTACAGAGAGACGCAAACTTTGAGGGAATTTCCAGTGGTGAAATTAGCTTTCGGAAATCGAAATCCCGGGAGATCCAGGTCATCaacaaagaattttatttttttgcctaTATTTTACTGGTACTGGGATGGTTTGTTGGCACAGTCGTTTTTTTACTGGAGAAGTGTAGATTTTATTGCCAGTCATAA